The following proteins come from a genomic window of Kwoniella bestiolae CBS 10118 chromosome 3, complete sequence:
- a CDS encoding protein transporter SEC23, with product MNGPGFEDVEDKDGVRLSWNVWPSSRIEATRTVVPISALYTPLKEREDLPPVMYEPVTCKGSCKAILNPYCQVDVRGKMWICPFCLQRNPFPQHYHQDLSPNNLPPELLPKFTTIEYTLSRPAQIPPIFLYVVDTCVDEDELKALRETLVVSLSLLPPNALVGLITFGTMAMVHELAYADCPKAYVFRGSKDYQPKQIADMLGLNPSNRPIQAMRPGQPVPAPAAYKFLQSVESCEFQLTNILENLQRDPWPVDQDKRPLRCTGVALGVATALLESAFPNTGARIMLFSGGPPTDGPGMVVGPELREPIRSHHDIDRDSVKHFKRATKYYEGLSKRASANGHAIDIYAGCLDQVGLLEMKSLTNATNGFMIISDSFMTAIFKQSFLRTLGKDEQGYLKMGFNGTFDVLTTKELKISGVIGHVISANKKSQCVGETEIGIGQTSAWKVCSLTPKTSLAVYFEVVTPAGQALSPNQSGLIQFVTHYQHSSGQYRLRVTTISRTFQEGGHPSIAASFDQEAAAVLMARIAVFKAEIDDSPDVLRWLDRMLIRLCQKFADYRKEDPTSFQLSPNFSIYPQFMFHLRRSQFLQVFNNSPDETAFYRHVLNDADVNNSLIMIQPTLMSYGFDTEPHPVLLDSVSIRPDVILLLDTFFHILIFHGETVAQWRKANYQEQEDYANFKELLEAPVADAQELLEDRLPIPRYVVCDQGGSQARFLLSKLNPSTTHQSGSVYGSGPAGGQAIFTDDVSLQVFMEHLKRLAVGASTS from the exons ATGAACGGACCAGGATTCGAGGATGTAGAAGACAAAGATG GTGTCAGACTCTCATGGAACGTCTGGCCATCCAGTCGGATCGAGGCTACACGAACTGTCGTCCCCATCTCGGCGTTGTACACCCCATtgaaggagagagaagatctTCCTCCGGTGATGTACGAGCCAGTCACCTGTAAAGGTTCTTGCAAGGCTATATTGAACCCttattg CCAAGTCGACGTGAGAGGTAAAATGTGGATCTGTCCCTTCTGTCTCCAACGAAACCCTTTCCCACAACATTATCACCAAGATCTCTCGCCCAACAACTTACCTCCTGAGTTGTTACCCAAATTCACCACCATCGAATACACCTTATCTCGACCCGCTCAGATCCCACCTATCTTCTTGTACGTGGTCGACACATGCGTagacgaagatgagttgaAGGCTTTGAGGGAGACTTTGGTAGTTAGCTTGAGTCTTTTGCCTCCCAACGCGTTGGTTGGGTTGATCACTTTTGGTACTATG GCGATGGTCCACGAGCTAGCCTACGCAGACTGCCCCAAAGCCTACGTCTTCAGAGGATCAAAAGACTACCAACCCAAACAAATCGCCGATATGCTAGGACTGAACCCTTCCAACAGACCTATCCAAGCTATGAGACCCGGTCAACCCGTCCCTGCTCCAGCTGCGTACAAGTTCCTCCAATCGGTCGAGAGCTGCGAATTCCAGTTGACCAACATCTTGGAGAATCTTCAGCGAGATCCTTGGCCTGTGGACCAAGATAAGAGACCACTTAGATGTACTGGTGTTGCTTTGGGTGTTGCTACTGCTTTGctcgag TCCGCCTTCCCCAACACCGGTGCTCGAATCATGCTCTTCTCAGGTGGTCCACCTACCGACGGTCCCGGTATGGTAGTCGGTCCTGAGCTCAGAGAACCCATCCGATCGCACCACGACATTGACCGAGATAGCGTCAAGCACTTCAAGCGAGctaccaag TATTACGAAGGCCTTTCCAAACGTGCCTCCGCCAATGGTCACGCCATCGATATCTACGCTGGATGTCTTGATCAGGTCGGTCTGTTGGAGATGAAATCTCTTACCAACGCCACCAACGGtttcatgatcatctccgATTCATTCATGACCGCTATCTTCAAGCAGAGTTTCTTGAGAACTCTGGGTAAGGATGAGCAAGGTTACCTCAAGATGGGCTTCAACGGTACTTTCGATGTTCTG ACCACCAAAGAACTCAAGATCTCCGGAGTGATCGGCCACGTCATCTCAGCCAACAAGAAATCGCAATGTGTCGGCGAGACCGAAATTGGTATCGGTCAAACGTCCGCCTGGAAAGTCTGCTCCCTCACGCCCAAGACTTCTTTAGCGGTATACTTCGAGGTCGTCACTCCTGCAGGACAAGCCTTATCACCTAATCAATCGGGTCTGATCCAATTCGTCACACACTATCAACACTCATCAGGTCAGTACAGATTACGAGTGACGACCATCTCCCGAACATTCCAAGAAGGCGGACATCCATCCATCGCCGCTTCGTTCGACCAAGAAGCGGCAGCAGTGTTGATGGCTAGAATAGCAGTGTTCAAAGCGGAGATTGACGATTCGCCAGACGTCCTTAGATGGTTGGACCGAATGCTCATTAGACTTTGTCAGAAATTCGCGGATTACAGGAAAGAAGATCCGACGTCGTTCCAACTTAGTCCGAACTTCAGTATCTACCCTCAATTCATGTTCCATCTTAGACGATCTCAGTTCTTGCAGGTGTTCAACAATTCTCCAGACGAGACTGCTTTCTATAG ACACGTACTGAACGACGCCGACGTGAACAACTCATTAATCATGATCCAACCCACCCTAATGTCCTACGGCTTCGACACCGAACCTCATCCCGTACTCCTCGATTCGGTTTCTATCCGACCCGACGTAATTCTGCTGTTAGATACATTCTTCCACATCCTGATATTCCACGGAGAGACCGTCGCGCAGTGGCGTAAGGCGAATTaccaagaacaagaggatTATGCGAATTTCAAAGAACTCCTCGAAGCTCCCGTGGCCGATGCTCAGGAATTGCTGGAAGATCGATTACCTATCCCGCGATATGTCGTCTGTGATCAGGGTGGTTCGCAGGCTAGGTTCTTGCTTTCCAAGTTGAACCCCTCGACTACGCATCAATCGGGTAGCGTGTATGGTTCTGGACCTGCTGGTGGACAGGCAATCTTCACGGATGATGTGAGCTTGCAAGTCTTCATGGAGCATTTGAAGAGATTG GCTGTCGGTGCTTCTACAAGCTAG
- a CDS encoding mitochondrial 54S ribosomal protein mL41, translating into MRPTSVIAGASRLPLTPKRGNKDFYKGTGQSRVPGGGHRTGPPGVHVVKGKAKYRVLDEKVRIFVGPGAKVLEETELRPYVATQQILDTSKGLTKFFNPYSKSSSNRPKFPSFSPMPSPPQVPSATLEGEMELGKLGRKDFTQFSKRYQNLTGEEKQALIMDFRRNWFNEMSARYGGAGKSNEQVQAEERETKELEARSEGETQQTTA; encoded by the exons ATGAGGCCTACATCAGTCATAGCAGGAGCATCCCGTCTCCCTCTGACACCGAAAAGAGGTAACAAGGATTTCTAcaagg GCACCGGTCAGTCGAGAGTCCCAGGCGGAGGACATCGTACGGGACCACCTGGTGTGCACGTCgtaaagggaaaggcaaagTATAGGGTGTTAGATGAGAAGGTCAGGATATTCGTTGGACCAGGTGCGAAGGTGCTAGAGGAGACCGAG CTCCGACCATACGTCGCAACCCAACAGATCCTCGACACCTCCAAAGGCCTCACCAAATTCTTCAACCCCTActcgaaatcatcatccaaccgCCCCAaattcccttccttctcccccaTGCCCTCCCCACCTCAGGTCCCCTCAGCAACATTAGAGGGCGAGATGGAGCTCGGCAAATTGGGTAGAAAGGACTTTACACAGTTTTCGAAGCGGTATCAGAATCTGACGGGGGAGGAGAAACAGGCGTTGATCATGGATTTCAGGAGGAACTGGTTCAATGAGATGTCTGCGAGGTACGGTGGTGCAGGGAAGTCGAACGAGCAGGTGCAGgcggaggagagggagacgAAAGAGTTGGAGGCGAGGTCGGAGGGTGAAACGCAGCAGACGACCGCTTGA